Part of the Arcobacter sp. F2176 genome is shown below.
TTGGATTGAGAAGTGAAAAGTTATTTTGAATAGATTCAAATCTTGCTATATTGTTATATTTTGAAGCTTCATTTGCTTTTGTTAAGCCGTAAGCACTATCATTAGAAGTTCCTATATATCTTACTTTTCCTTCTTTAACTAACTCATCAAAAGCTTTTAAAGACTCTTCAATAGGTACAATAGTATCTGGCCAATGCATTTGATAAAGATCTATATAATCAGTTTGAAGTCTTTTTAAACTTCCTTCTATAGCTTTTTTAATATGAAAAGAATCAATTGCTGTTAAACCATGTCTTGTAGGTGGGACAAACCAACCAGAAGCTGCTCCTGCAACTTTTGAAGCTAAGATAACAGAATCCCTAGGTTTTGTTTTTAACCATTCCCCTACTATCTCTTCAGTTAATCCACCTAAATCAGCGGTTGGTGGCACAGGATATATTTCTGCTGTATCAAAAAAGTTTATTCCACTTTCATAAGCTTTATCCATGATTTTAAAAGCTTCTTCTTTATTAGTAGTTGTACCAAAAGTCATAGTTCCTAAACAAATATCAGTTACTCTAAGTCCTGTTTTTCCAATGTATTTATAATTCATAGTAATACCTTTTAAAATTTTAAACTATTATATTACCATTAAAATTACTATTCCATTATACATATCTCATTTTTAACAATATCTTTGATAGTATTTATCGCTACAATGCCTACAACACAAGTAGTACAAACAATGAAAAAATATGATAAATAATAATAAATAATCTCTTTGTTTATAGAATAAAGTAACAATGTAGAAATTGTCATAGAAGCAAGAGGAAAAGTAAATGCCCACCATGAGATAAAAAACTTTATTTTTAAAAAATTTTTATACATAAAAAAAAGTAATAAAGTAAAAAATAGTCCTAAATTGAATAATACAATAGAAAAGACATCTAAACTACTAGTCAATTTATAATAGGCTAAAAATCCTACACTAGGAGGAGCTATAAGTATAAAAAGTGTTGGCATAAACTTCTGAGTAAATTTGTCATGAAAAATGATTCTATTTAGTATTATAGAAAACATGATTATCCAGAAAAAAATCCCAATAGAGAAAAAATACATTAAAACATTTTCACTAAGAAAATCAATTCCTGCAATAGGAATTACTAAATTTCCAATAATAGGGATAAACCAAGCTGGACTTGAGTGTTTTATATTTAAAGGTGTATTTATCCAAAACTTGAAAGTATAAAATGTAAAAAATAGTTGTAAAACTGTTCCAATAGTAAATAAACTATGTGAAACTTGAATATTAAAAGGTTTAAATAACATAGATACAAGAATAAAAGATATAGAAATAGCTGTAAAAAAGTTTATTCTAGTGGGATGTGAAAATTCTGCTTTAACTTCTTCATCATATTTCATCATTTTTATAAAATATATAATTAATATTATAAAAAAAATTATAATTGTAAAAAATGAAAATATTTCATAAAATATTTTGTTTATTCCTAAAACTTCATTTGCTTTGCTATAAACTAAACTTAGTCCCGATAAACCCATAATAATGGCAAACATTGTTACAGGAAAAGACTTCAATCTGTTTGGAACAAATTTTATAGTTTCATTATCCATTTTTAGCTACCCTTCTTTTTAAGGAATGATTATGGCAAAGAAAAAAGAGATTATAGATTTTCGAAATAAAGATATAACTTATAATATAGAAGGTATAAAATACAAAGTTTTACTTCTAAATAAAGCTAATATGAATGTTGAATTATCTTGTTTTGAAAAAGAAAAACTTACACAAAATAAAACAATCCCTTTCGCTCATCTTCCAAAATCTATTAAGTCCTTAATAAAACCAAATAACAAATAATTATAATATAATTATAAGATTATTACAAGGTTATTACAAATAGTCATTTAATAATAAGAATGATTATTAAAAAAAGTTCAGATAGCTCTAAAATTGTACCTAATGCATCACCATTTAAAAAACCTACATTTTTTCTTATAAATAGCGCAATTAAATATGAAAAAATAAAAGCAAAAAGAGTAAGAGATAAAGTTTTAAATCCCACGAGTATAATATTTGTCAAAGTAAAAACTAAAAGTGCTACAAAAAAAATATTTGTAGAGAGTGAGTTTTTAAGTTGATTTACAAATGAAGATTTAAATTCAAAGTTTTTAATCACAAACAAAAGCATCAATCTACTTATGACTATAATTGATACGAACTCTAGAAGATAGCCATTTAAAAACAGATATACAATCCCAGCAATTTTTAAAGTAAAAAAAGCAAAAGCATACAAAACTCCCATGGCACCAATAGTTGGTTCTTTGATAACTTCATAGGCATCTTTCCCACTATGTTTTGCATAAATAGCATCTACCACATCTATGATAGCTTCTGTATGAATAAATCCATAAAGAATCATATAAAACACAGCACATATAATAGCTCCAAACCAAGATAAATCAGATAAAAAATGGTATAAAACAAGAGTAATAAAACCAAGTATTAATCCAATTAGAGGAAAAGAAAAAAGCATAAAAGATAAAATCTCTTTTTTTGATAAGTCATCATCTTCTTTAAACTTCACAGGAAGTATTGTAAAATAGCTAAGAGCAAATTTAAAACCTAAGATAAAATTATTCATTTATATTTTCCAATATTTTATTTACATCAAGTCTATTTCTCATATTTGAAATAAAACTATCAATTGTATCTTTTTTATATACTTTAAAATCAAACTCTTTATAATCACTATTTATAGTTTTAAATAGTTTTGATCTAATATTATCATTGTCAAAAATAGCATGGATAAAAGTACCTTTTATATTATCTGTTTCATATGATATTTCATATTTTTTTGAAACTCCGTGGTGTATTTCAAAACCTTCAATTTCACAATCAAAGATTTTATAACTAGCTTTTTTAAGAACTTTCTCTTTTTCAAAGATTATCTCATCATCAATAAAACCAAAACCCTCTTCTATACAAGCTTCACTATTTTCCAATGCATACTTATCATCAAGTGTTTTAAACATCATCTCATAACCACCACAAAGTCCTAAAATAGTTTTTTTATACTCTTTTATCTTTTTAAATAAACCATTTGATTTAAGCCATTTTAGGTCTTTTATCACTAATTTTGAACCTGGTAGTATTATCATATCAAACTTATCAAGGGAGATATTGTTTTCTATAAACTCTAAGTTTATATTACTATCAGCAATCAAAGGTTCGAAGTCATTGTAATTGCTCATATAAGGATATGAAATAACCCCTACTCTTATAATACTATCTTTGCTATTTTGAGCATAATTTTTCAAACTTTGTGAATCTTCAAAACCTAGATTAAATGGCACATAAGGAAGCACTCCAAGAACTGGTATTTTAAAATCATTTTCTATGATTTTTATGCCCTCATCAAAAAGGGATAAATCCCCACGAAACTTATTTACAATCACACCTATTACATTTTTTTGTAACTCTTTTGGAAGAAGATTATAAACCCCATAAATAGAAGCAAAAACTCCACCCTTTTCAATATCTGCTACAAGTATGATTTTTGTATTGTATTTTGTGGCAATATAAATATTTGATAAGTCTTTATCCATAAGATTAAGTTCCACAGGACTTCCCGCTCCCTCACAAACAAGACAATCATACTTTTCATCAAGATAAGAAAAACATCTATCAACAGCAGGCTTTAAAAGGTCTAAATCTTTATAATAAGTAAGCACATCCTTGCTAGCTAAGACTTGCCCCTCAACTATTACAGAAGCATTACTTCCTCTACCTGATTTTAATAGGACAGGATTAAGATGATAAGAAGTAGGTACACCCAAAACCTGAGCTTGAAAATACTGAGCCACAGCAATCTCACTTCCATCATCACAAACATAAGCATTGTTTGATACATTTTGAGCTTTAAAAGGAGCAACTTTTACTCCTAAGTCTTGTAAAATCTTAGCTATTACAAAAGTAATAGTTGATTTGCCTGCATCACTTGATGTTCCAAAAATAGAGATATTATTCATCTAATTATTATCCTTGTAGTCAGATATGCTATTATTTGAGATATTATTAATAATTAATTTATCAAAAGGTCTTTTTAAATTCTTCATACAAAAATCATTTATTTTATTTTTTGCAAATTCTACTACTTTTAATATTTCATCTGTATAGTAATCTTTATTTAAATTTTCAAACCAAAGGATAAAATGAGCAAAAACTCTCAATTCCATTTCTTCAATATACGACTTCTCCGTTGGACAAATCTCTTCCATTATATATTCTACTATATAATATAAATACAACATAAGATAAGGTAATCTACTATATAAATAAGCCCATTGAGTTAATTTAGAATCCCAACCCGAAAAAATAAAGTTTACATTTAATTTTTCTGTTCTTATTGCCTCATGTTCTGTAAACAAATGCATAGCATGATTACAAATACCATCAAAATTATCATCACATTTTTTGTTGTATCTTAAATTTGTAAGATATAAAGAAGAAAATAAATCAGATAGTCCAAGTTTATTAAGTACAGTATTTATTCTTTTTTGATGTCCTTCAATTCCACCTGCATTACTCGGTCTTAACTTTAAAGGATTTTCAGACATACTTTCTCCAAATGTAAATTCATCAATAACTATTGATTCTAACAAATATAGAGTTTCTTGGATTGGCTTCCTTATCAACATATATGTAACATTTAGTTTTGCTTTTTTTGATGAAATCAAAGCTTCATAAATACAATGTAATGTATCAGATAAAAGTGCTGGTAAAATAAAAGTTTTTAATACTTTATTTCGCTCTTCATATAATTTATATTTAGATAAAAAACTTAAAATATCTTCATCATCTGTAAGATTATTAGCAATTTCTTCTTTTAAAGCAAATTCATAATTAAAAATATTTTCTTTTTCTCCATACACTAAAACATTTGCCAATATATCATGAATAAAAAAACATAATTCATGACCTGATTCAAATTCTCTTGGCAAAAAAACATTTTTCACTTATTTCAACCTTTGAGCAAGTCCAAGTTTCACTTCATAAACTTCATCACAGATACTTGCTAACTTTTGTCCTATGATTCCACTTAGGTCTACATATTTACGGCTAACTTTTTCAAAAGGTATAACACCACTACTTACGTCATTTAGTACAAAAACTATATTTGCATTTATTGATGCTAGTTTTTCTATTTCTTCTAAAAGTTTTTCTTCTTCTTTTTCAAGTCCATTTAAAAGCCACATGGAGATACAATCTATCAAATAAGTATTATCATCTTTGATGACTTTTGATAAATCAAATTTCTCTTCTATGGTTTCAAACTTATCTTTTCTTTGATTTTGATGTTTTAAAACCTTGTTTTGCATCTCTTTATCACCATAACTATTATCATAGGTTGCTATATAATATGGCTTTTTATTTTTTGAGAGTTCTATTGCTTTTGCTTCTGCAAGTTTACTTTTTCCTGATTTTTGTCCGCCGTAATATAGTATCTTCATTATAGTCCTAAGAAGTTTTTGATACCAGTAAATACAATCTGTGCTGCAAGTGCTGATAAAAATAGACCTGTGATTTTTGATATTACTAATAAACCTTGTTTCCCAATGATATTTTCAATGATACTTGAGGTATAAAGCATAATTCCTATAACTAAAACAGCACTTATCAATGCTAAACTTCCCATTATCATTGATGATGTGCTATCAAAAGTTGCACCCATCACAAGTAAGATACCAATAGTTCCTGGTCCTATTGTAACAGGAATTGCTAAGGGTACTACTGCAAGCTGAGAGATATCTTTAGTCCCTACTTTGCCACTATCTTTATTACCTTTTATTAAATCAACTGCTGATAAAAATAATAAGGCACCAGCACCTATTCTAAAAGCATCTAAAGTTATACCAAAAACTGCAAATATATGTTTTCCAAAAAAAAGTAAAATCAAACTCATAATAATCACTGAAATTGTAACTTTGATAGCTAAAGCTTTTCTCTCTTTTGCTGTTGCCTCATTTGCTACGGTTAAAAAAACAGACAATACAAAAAATGGTGTCATAATAAAAAACATTTTTAAAAATGTTGCTATAAAAATATCCATACTATTATCCTAAAAAGCTTTCAACTTGTTTGGTTATATCAGCTTTTGACAAACCATTTAAAAGCCCATACATTAAAGCTGCTCCTGCACCAACACCCTCTTTTGCTTCACCTTCATCATATAATTTTAAAGCAGGATGAGATGAAAGTGAGAAATCAAAATCCACATAATAAGCATCAATTTTAAAATCAAGTAGTTCCAATAGTGCTTTTATATCACTTTTTTCATCTTCTTGAACCCATTTTGTAGTGCATATTGCTAAGTTTGAAGTTTCAAATTCTCCACCCATGGTTCTTAAAATTGAGTTTACTATTAGAAGTACTGAAGCCATCTGAGTTCCACCTGCTAGGACTACCTTTATTTTATTATTTAATCCTAAAATAAAACCAGCATTAAATATTTGCATATTGTCTGACACTCGTCCAAGTTTTGCAAAGATATCATCGTCACTTCTTACATAAGATAACGCATTTTTAACTGTTTCATCTCTTATTGTTGTAGGAGAGTCTTTAAAAGAACTTGAAAAGAACTCTTTACAATCATAATCCAAAGCTTGGCAAGTAGCTCTAGCTGTTGTAGTACCACTTGGAACACTTTCACCTAAAATTATATAGTCATCTTGGCACTCATAAGTTTGACCAAAAGCTAATCCCTTTTGAAAAATATCAAGTGCATCTATTTTTGCATCAAGAGCGATTGATTTTGAGGGAGATATTCCAAAAGAGTGTGTTTTGAAATAATCAACTTGTGGAGATACTTCAAGTCCTAAATCTAGAAGTTCTATATTTGAATATGGCTTTAAAAGATGTACAGCTCTTGTAATAAGAGCAGGAGTTGGTACTCCACTTGGTGTTGTTGCTATCTCACTTAAACTTCGAAGTTCCCCTGTACATAAAAACTCACTATCAAGTGTAGGAGTCAAATGTATCTTTCCTGGGATTCCAGCTTGTGTTAGACCAGCTATATTTACCGTTTGTGTATTGCTAAGGCTTAACATAAAAGTAGCCTTTTTGCCCCTTAAAAATTCTGCAAAATCAATCTTACCTATAATATTTTTTACCAAGTTCTTTCCTATATCAAATCTATAAATTTATTTTTGAAAATAATGTTATCATAATCTCTATTAGTCAAATGCCTTTTAACACAATAATAAAGTGAAGCATATCTTAAATAGACAATAAAATCATCTAGTTTTATCTCTTTATTATAAGCATTTAAAAGTATATTTATCTCTTCTTTATTGCTACACCAAGATAAAGCTACAACTGCCAAATCAAAGATAAAGTCGCCCTCACAAGCATCACTAAAATCAAAGACACAAGTTAGTTTATCTTCACAAAAAGTTGCATTATCTAAAAAGAGATCTCCATGAATAATACCATCATTTTTAAGCTCTATTTTTAAAGAATCAAACTCCTCTTGAAATGCTTTGTTTCCAGTTTTTTCTATCAATACTCTTAATTGCGACTTACCAAAAGCAGAGAGATTATTATGTTTTTTATTTTTTGTCATTTTGTGAAAAGAGCTTAAAAATTGCCCTATTTGCTCCAAATGAGTTGATTTTACAAACTCCACTACACTCTCACCCTTTGCTTTAGAAAAAACAAGACCTCTTTTTCCTTTTATGAAAATATTATCTTTTATGACTTTTGGCACACAAAGATTTCTTGTGTAGTTTAAAAGTTCGATTTCAGCATCGATATTAAAAAGATTTTCTTCTTCATATATCTTTAAAATATAATCATTATCCAAAATATAGACAGTATGACTTTCACCATTTTTTGTCTCTTGTAAAGATTTTATATCAAAAAAAGGTTTTATATCTTCATAAAAAAGTTTAGTTTTTACTCCCACTATATGACCTTGATATCTTTCATTGATTTTCTTTTTTCCCACTCTAGGGTTAAAAGTTCTGGTTCATCTAAAAACCCATCCACATAACCAACTGTCAAATAAGCTATTAGCTTATGATTTTTTTCTATATTTAAAATCTTTTTTACTCTTTTTGGTTTTAAAATACTTACCCAACCAACACCAATATTATGAGCCCTTGCCATCAACCAAAAGTTTTGGATAGCACAAACTACACTATACTCACCCATCTTTTTTTGGCTTGTTTGCCCTAAGACTCTTTTATCACTTTTTTCATATAAAACTGCGATATTTAAGTAAGACTCTTTTATACCTTCAAGTTTTAGTTTACTATAGAGTTCTTTATCTTTAAAAATCTCTTTTGCTTTTTCATTTTCTTTTAGGAAGTCTTGATATATCTCATCTCTTTTTTTAGCATCTTTTACTATCACAAATTTCCAAGGTTGTGAGAAACCAACGGAGGGAGCATCGCAAGCAGCTTGAAGAAGTTTATCGAGGGTTTCATCATCTATTTTTTTATCTAAAAATCTATTTCCTCTCACATCTCTTCTAGCTTTTATAATCTCATCTAAACATGCTATATCAGCAGATGTAAACTCTCTCATAACTCTTTTTTCCTCTTATTTGTTATATATAAACTTTATAGTACCATTGCATAAAAAAGAGAACTTTTGAAATCAAATAATCAATTTAGTCATGGTGGTGATATTTTAGCTTTTAGCAAAAAAATAGGCTCAAAATCAAAAGAAATAATAGACCTATCTTCAAATATCAATTTTCTAAAACCAAAGATAAAAACAGACCTAAATAATTTAGATATTTCAAACTATCCAACATATGAAAAACTATATAAAATAATAGCAAAAAAATATAGTGTAAAAGCTGATGAAATAGAACTTTTCAATGGTGGAAGTAGCGCAATTTTTTCATTCTTTAGATATATCGATTTAAAGCACTGTACAATATATTCTCCTGCTTACTTAGAGTACAAAAAAGCAGCACAAACTTTTGGATTCAAAATTGATTTGATAAATAGATTTGAACAGATAAACAAAAAAGTAAAAAAGAACTCTTTAGTTATCTTTGTAAACCCCTCAACTCCTGATGGAGAATATTATGATTTGGACAAACTATTTAACTCTTGGCTTGAAAAAAACTGCACTATTTTTGTAGATGAAAGTTTTTTAGACTTTACAAATAAAAAATCCATCATAAGAAAATTAAAAAACTATGATAAGCTATATATTTTAAAATCTATGACAAAGATATATAGTAGTGCAAGTATAAGAGTTGGTACACTTATATCAAATGCTAAAAATATCAAAAAAATAAAAGATAAAGAGCCTTTATGGAAGTTATCACATTTTGACTCTATTTATTTGCAAAATGCTATTAAAAACAGAGACTTCATAAGTGAAACTATCAAAATCACAGAAGAAAATAAAAAATATACTATCAAACACTTGGAAAGATTTGATTTCATAAAAAAGATATATAAAAGCCAAGCAAATTATTTATTACTAAAGCTTCAAGACTGTGATGCTCAAACACTACAAGATAAATTAATTTCTTACAAAATCATGATAAGAGATTGTTCTAACTTTGATTTTCTAAATAACTCTTTTGTAAGAGTTGCTATAAAAGATAAAACAGCCATGCAAAAGTTTATAAAAGCTTTGAAAAGAGAGTTTAGATGCATTTTATAACTGTTTTAGTAGCTTATTTTTTTGATTATATTTTTGGAGAATTAGAAAAAATAAAGTTCTTCAAACATCCAATTATTTTTATGGGTAATTATATAAAATGGTTTGAAAAAAACTTTTATAAAGACTCTATTATAAGAGGTGTTACTTTGACACTTTCCTTGCTTAGTATAGTTTTTATTATCACATATTTTCTAAGTCTTTTTGATAATATTTTAGTCCAAGGATTTTTATGTTCTTTTGCAATCTCATCTAAAATGCTTTATGATAGTGTAAAAGAAGTTGTCCACTCAACTGACCCTAAACACGCTATTTCTATGTTAGTTAGTAGAGATACAAAGGATATGAGTGAAAGTGATATAAATAAAGCTGCGGTTGAGACATATGCCGAAAATTTAAGTGATGGAGTAATAGCTCCCATGTTTTATATCTTGCTTTTTGGACTTGTTGGGGGCTTTATATATAAGGCTATAAATACCCTTGATTCTATGGTTGGTTATAAAAATGAAAGATATGAAAATTTTGGCAAGTTTTCTGCAAAACTTGATGATGTAGTAAATTATATACCCTCACGAATAACAGCTGTTTTGATAGCTTTATTTTTCAACTCATTTAATGCTTTAAAAAACTTTTATTCATATGGTAAACTCCATGATAGTCCAAATGCTGGGCATCCTATTTCTGCTATGGCTTTAGCTTTAAAAGTAAAAGTAGGAGGTCCAACTTCTTATTTTGGGAAAGTAAAAGAGAAAGCTTATTTTGGTGAAGGAAGAGAAGAGATATTAAAAGAAGATGTTCTAAATGCACTTAATTTTAAATCAAAATTTGATTCACTACTTTTACTTATGGCAATAATCTTTTTTTTATTAGTTTAGTATTTCCTCTAAACATACAGTGCAAATATGTACCAAATACTTTCTCTTTCTCCCAAGAACCATATTTCCCAATAAGTGCTTTTGATTTAGACAATCTATCAAAACCACTATTTTCATCAAGGGGTTTTGTATAGTGAAAAGCATGACCTTTTACACCATCTTCATTGAAATAGTATCCCATCCTTTGAAACCTTTTCTCTTTTGTAAAACTTACATCTAGAATAGAACTCATAGGTTTATCATCAACAGCAACTCCCAAATATAAAAGTCCAGCACACTCAGCATATATGGGTTTTTCTTGGGCATGTTTTATAAGTGAGGATTTAAAATTATGCGAGTTTTTAACCCTTTCAAAGGCTGTGTCAGTCTCAATATAACCACCACAGATATAAACTATATCTACATCACTTGGAATAATCTCATCTTTTGTAGAATCTACGATAACTACTTCTTCAAAAATCTCTTTAAAAAAAACTAAATTATCATGATACAAAAAAGAGAAGTTTATATCATGAACTATGGCTAATTTTTTATTCTGTTTTGGTATCTTTTCAAAGGGATAATTAGATTTGAACTTTTTATGTACTTTTGATATCTTTTCTAATCTTTTCATATCAATATGTTCTAAAACATCTTGGCTTATTTTTTCTATCTTTCCTAAATCTTTTAAATCAAGTCCTAAATGAGTCTCATCTAAGGATTCCAAACCTTTTTTTATCCAACCTAAAACAACAATATCTTTAAAATCTTTTTCTATTATCTTTTTTATTAGTTCATAGTGGGATTGTGAAGAGATTTTATTTAAAATTACAGCTTTTATTGTATTGTGTTTTTTATAGGTTTTTAATCCTTGTAAAAGGGCACTTACGGTTATATAACTTCCACTTCCATCAAGTAAAATAATTGTAGGAATTTTTAGAAGTCTTGAAATATCATAGGCACTACTCTTTTTATCATGTCCATCATAAAATCCCATAACACCTTCACAAATAGAGATTCTTTTATCACTATATTTTTCAAAAATCCATTTTATTTCATCTTTGCTCATCATATATCTATCAAGGTTTATACTAGGAGTTTGACAAACTATTTTATGAAATTGAGGATCTATAAAATCAGGTCCCATCTTAAAAGGTCGAACTGATTCTTTGAAGTGATATAATAAAGCTGTCGTTAAGACTGTCTTGCCTTGGTTTGAAGCACTTGCACTAATACATAAAGCTTTCATCTTATTGCCTTTTATTTCTTTTTATCAATAAATATACAAAAAATGGAGCTCCAATAAAAGCAGTCACAACTCCAATAGGTAAAGTTGAAGCCGTATTTAAGTTTCTTGCAATCAAATCAGAAGCTACTAAAAAAACTCCACCATAAAAAAATACTGGAAAAATAAGCTTATCTGCACTCTTTTTATAAATCAATTTAATAATATGGGGAATAACCAAACCAACAAAACCTATTGGTCCAACAAAACTTATACTTATTCCCACACTTAAAGATATAACTATTAGTAAAAGAAGATTTAACTTATGTACATTTAAACCTTTTAAAAAAGCTGTATCATTTGATATAAGCAAAAGTTTTATTTCTGATTTTTTCCAATAAATAATACCATATAAAATTACACTTACAAGTAACAATGTTGTAACACTTGTAAATCCAACAGTATCTAAACTCCCTAAAGTAAACCGAACAATAGAATAATTTTGTTGTAAATTACTCATATAAAAAACTAACATCAAAGCCGATGAATAGAAATATGATAAAGCAATACCAATAAGTAAAATAGAATTTGTAGAAACCGATATGGAATTTTTATTTATTCTTTTTGATATAAAATACAAAATTATAATCGTCAGAAGTGAACCAAAAGCTGAGGAAATAGACATAATAACAGCTGGAAAGAATACAATCGAAATAGCTGTAAAAAGTGTCGTTCCACTTGCTATTCCTAGAGTATAAGGAGTGATAAGTGAGTTTTTAAATACTATTTGAAAAATCAAACCACCTAAAGCTAATATTCCACCAACAAAAAATGCCAATAAAACCCTAGAAACTCTCAAGTCCCAAAAAACTTGGTTAGTCATAGTATTATTATTAAATATATCATTTATATTTAGAGTTATCTCCCCTAAAAATGGAGCTATTAATAAAATGACTAAGGCTAATAGGAAAAGTAGTTTTTTCATAGATTAACTACCAAGTGCTCGTTAATTTTTATAATTGAATTATTATAAAATTTTTCTAAATTTTCATTTGAAAAAAATTCGTCATTTTCTCCAAAAAACTCAATCTTTCCTGAATCCATATATAAAATCTTGTATTTTAAAGCATGGGCTAAATCTAAATTATGAGTTATAATAATTTTTTGTTTCAAAAAATCAGATTTAAAGATATCAAATACCTCTTTTATCCTACTTATATCTAAGTTTGCTGTTAGTTCATCAAAGATTGTAATTTGAGCATCATGCATAATACTAGAGCCCAATAATAAAAGTTGTTTTTCTCCTGAACTAAAAGTTGTACAATGTTTATTTTCTAATTTTTTTAAATTTAATAGTTCAATAACCTTATCAATCTTTTCATTATCTACATAAGCTATACAAGATAGTTCTAAAAATTCTCGTAAGGTTATATACGCATCAAATATCTCAAATTTTGGTGGAATATAATTTATTAGAGTTGCTCTTTGTTTATCACTTATATTTTCAAGATTTTGATTAAATATTTTTACACTATTATTTTCTATTAGGTTAGATAAAACTTTTGCAAGGGTTGATTTCCCAGCACCATTGTGTCCAAGAATTATTAAGTTTTCATTCTCTTTTATGTGAAAAGAGATATCTTTTAAAATGGAACTTGTGTAGTTATTTATCTCTAACATTCTCTAATATCTTCTTAAAATCTTGTATAAAATAGACAACCCTTTGACTAGGAATTCCTGCATATAATTTATCTACTGCATATACATTTTTATTTTTTGCTGCATTTATTGGTAAATCTAACCATAGTTTTTTCACCTCTTCTAGCTCTTTAGTTTTGCCTTCAAAAAATGGTGCAAGTAAAACTATAATATCAGGGTTCATTTTGATTATCTTTTCTGTATTTACAACTGGTTGTGCTTTGCTTTTAGATTGAAAAGCATTTACATTTCCACTAGCTTTTATAATATCTTCAAAATACAA
Proteins encoded:
- the bluB gene encoding 5,6-dimethylbenzimidazole synthase encodes the protein MREFTSADIACLDEIIKARRDVRGNRFLDKKIDDETLDKLLQAACDAPSVGFSQPWKFVIVKDAKKRDEIYQDFLKENEKAKEIFKDKELYSKLKLEGIKESYLNIAVLYEKSDKRVLGQTSQKKMGEYSVVCAIQNFWLMARAHNIGVGWVSILKPKRVKKILNIEKNHKLIAYLTVGYVDGFLDEPELLTLEWEKRKSMKDIKVI
- a CDS encoding aminotransferase class I/II-fold pyridoxal phosphate-dependent enzyme, whose protein sequence is MKSNNQFSHGGDILAFSKKIGSKSKEIIDLSSNINFLKPKIKTDLNNLDISNYPTYEKLYKIIAKKYSVKADEIELFNGGSSAIFSFFRYIDLKHCTIYSPAYLEYKKAAQTFGFKIDLINRFEQINKKVKKNSLVIFVNPSTPDGEYYDLDKLFNSWLEKNCTIFVDESFLDFTNKKSIIRKLKNYDKLYILKSMTKIYSSASIRVGTLISNAKNIKKIKDKEPLWKLSHFDSIYLQNAIKNRDFISETIKITEENKKYTIKHLERFDFIKKIYKSQANYLLLKLQDCDAQTLQDKLISYKIMIRDCSNFDFLNNSFVRVAIKDKTAMQKFIKALKREFRCIL
- a CDS encoding cobyrinate a,c-diamide synthase → MKALCISASASNQGKTVLTTALLYHFKESVRPFKMGPDFIDPQFHKIVCQTPSINLDRYMMSKDEIKWIFEKYSDKRISICEGVMGFYDGHDKKSSAYDISRLLKIPTIILLDGSGSYITVSALLQGLKTYKKHNTIKAVILNKISSQSHYELIKKIIEKDFKDIVVLGWIKKGLESLDETHLGLDLKDLGKIEKISQDVLEHIDMKRLEKISKVHKKFKSNYPFEKIPKQNKKLAIVHDINFSFLYHDNLVFFKEIFEEVVIVDSTKDEIIPSDVDIVYICGGYIETDTAFERVKNSHNFKSSLIKHAQEKPIYAECAGLLYLGVAVDDKPMSSILDVSFTKEKRFQRMGYYFNEDGVKGHAFHYTKPLDENSGFDRLSKSKALIGKYGSWEKEKVFGTYLHCMFRGNTKLIKKRLLP
- a CDS encoding nicotinate-nucleotide--dimethylbenzimidazole phosphoribosyltransferase, translating into MVKNIIGKIDFAEFLRGKKATFMLSLSNTQTVNIAGLTQAGIPGKIHLTPTLDSEFLCTGELRSLSEIATTPSGVPTPALITRAVHLLKPYSNIELLDLGLEVSPQVDYFKTHSFGISPSKSIALDAKIDALDIFQKGLAFGQTYECQDDYIILGESVPSGTTTARATCQALDYDCKEFFSSSFKDSPTTIRDETVKNALSYVRSDDDIFAKLGRVSDNMQIFNAGFILGLNNKIKVVLAGGTQMASVLLIVNSILRTMGGEFETSNLAICTTKWVQEDEKSDIKALLELLDFKIDAYYVDFDFSLSSHPALKLYDEGEAKEGVGAGAALMYGLLNGLSKADITKQVESFLG
- a CDS encoding phosphotransferase; this encodes MGVKTKLFYEDIKPFFDIKSLQETKNGESHTVYILDNDYILKIYEEENLFNIDAEIELLNYTRNLCVPKVIKDNIFIKGKRGLVFSKAKGESVVEFVKSTHLEQIGQFLSSFHKMTKNKKHNNLSAFGKSQLRVLIEKTGNKAFQEEFDSLKIELKNDGIIHGDLFLDNATFCEDKLTCVFDFSDACEGDFIFDLAVVALSWCSNKEEINILLNAYNKEIKLDDFIVYLRYASLYYCVKRHLTNRDYDNIIFKNKFIDLI
- the cbiB gene encoding adenosylcobinamide-phosphate synthase CbiB, giving the protein MHFITVLVAYFFDYIFGELEKIKFFKHPIIFMGNYIKWFEKNFYKDSIIRGVTLTLSLLSIVFIITYFLSLFDNILVQGFLCSFAISSKMLYDSVKEVVHSTDPKHAISMLVSRDTKDMSESDINKAAVETYAENLSDGVIAPMFYILLFGLVGGFIYKAINTLDSMVGYKNERYENFGKFSAKLDDVVNYIPSRITAVLIALFFNSFNALKNFYSYGKLHDSPNAGHPISAMALALKVKVGGPTSYFGKVKEKAYFGEGREEILKEDVLNALNFKSKFDSLLLLMAIIFFLLV